The Aggregicoccus sp. 17bor-14 genome has a window encoding:
- a CDS encoding Tfp pilus assembly protein FimT/FimU translates to MRPARSRAPRGLTLIEIMVALAIAAVLFGAVVVSIGSITGTKAKAATSELAGTIRSLYDTAALSGKTCRLVFEIADPKSDGSTSYRAECAAGNVTTSRDRDVELRESNRSADELARNDKSGGGASRMKDFRSESGPNLDEELSAEKGRVEKAAQFSEFTAPEISPRKLPSDVKVSVWTRHQREPADKGLAYLYFFPQGFTERAQVYVRQGSNVWTLRIQPLTGKVDVVGEELEVPSS, encoded by the coding sequence ATGAGGCCTGCGCGCTCCCGGGCCCCGCGCGGGCTCACGCTCATCGAGATCATGGTGGCGTTGGCCATCGCCGCCGTGCTCTTCGGCGCGGTGGTGGTGAGCATCGGCTCCATCACCGGCACCAAGGCGAAGGCGGCGACCTCGGAGCTCGCGGGCACCATCCGCTCGCTCTACGACACGGCGGCGCTGAGCGGGAAGACCTGCCGGCTGGTGTTCGAGATTGCAGACCCCAAGTCGGACGGCAGCACGAGCTACCGCGCGGAGTGCGCGGCCGGCAACGTGACCACCTCGCGCGACCGCGACGTGGAGCTGCGCGAGAGCAACCGCAGCGCGGACGAGCTCGCGCGCAACGACAAGTCCGGAGGCGGCGCGAGCCGCATGAAGGACTTCCGCAGCGAGAGCGGCCCCAACCTCGACGAGGAGCTGAGCGCGGAGAAGGGCCGCGTGGAGAAGGCCGCCCAGTTCTCCGAGTTCACCGCGCCCGAGATCTCACCGCGCAAGCTGCCCTCGGACGTGAAGGTGAGCGTGTGGACGCGCCACCAGCGCGAGCCCGCGGACAAGGGGCTCGCGTACCTCTACTTCTTCCCGCAGGGCTTCACCGAGCGCGCCCAGGTGTACGTGCGCCAGGGCAGCAACGTGTGGACGCTCCGCATCCAGCCGCTCACCGGCAAGGTGGACGTGGTGGGCGAGGAGCTGGAGGTCCCGAGCTCATGA
- a CDS encoding type II secretion system protein GspG, translating to MTSLPAQSPTQSRPRAPRAAQLVLGLVMLSATVLAFAVVYLTNDSTLSPKQRQARGEIRKLDGLFKDFYRMMGRYPSDAEGFTTIVQSGVLKEIPLDPWGRPYHYVKSGKEGHVFSLGEDGMPGGSGDAADLDAGGASEVSRP from the coding sequence GTGACCTCCCTGCCCGCCCAGAGCCCGACGCAGAGCCGTCCGCGCGCCCCGCGCGCGGCGCAGCTCGTGCTCGGGCTGGTGATGCTCAGCGCGACGGTGCTCGCCTTCGCGGTGGTGTACCTGACCAACGACAGCACGCTCAGCCCGAAGCAGCGGCAGGCGCGCGGGGAGATCCGCAAGCTGGACGGCCTCTTCAAGGACTTCTACCGGATGATGGGGCGCTACCCCTCCGATGCGGAGGGGTTCACCACCATCGTGCAGTCCGGCGTGCTCAAGGAGATCCCCCTGGATCCCTGGGGCCGGCCCTACCACTACGTGAAGAGCGGCAAGGAGGGGCACGTGTTCTCGCTCGGCGAGGACGGCATGCCCGGCGGCAGCGGGGACGCCGCGGACCTGGACGCGGGCGGTGCGAGCGAGGTCTCGCGCCCATGA
- the gspG gene encoding type II secretion system major pseudopilin GspG translates to MTQTLTKQQRRRRRGMTLIEIMVVITILGLIAAAVGVAVIPKLDESRVERAKLDIHTIQGALKLYYAKKGNYPDTATGLKALVDTNNLETLPKDPWGNDFVYLNEGGKPVIISYGSDGTQGGEGSSADISSKDVGASASNK, encoded by the coding sequence ATGACCCAGACCCTGACGAAGCAGCAGCGCCGCCGCCGCCGCGGCATGACCCTGATCGAGATCATGGTGGTGATCACCATCCTCGGTCTCATCGCCGCCGCCGTGGGTGTGGCCGTGATCCCGAAGCTGGACGAGTCCCGCGTGGAGCGCGCGAAGCTCGACATCCACACCATCCAGGGAGCGCTGAAGCTCTACTACGCCAAGAAGGGCAACTACCCGGACACCGCCACGGGCCTCAAGGCGCTCGTCGATACGAACAACCTCGAGACCCTGCCCAAGGACCCCTGGGGCAACGACTTCGTCTACCTCAACGAGGGTGGCAAGCCGGTGATCATCTCCTACGGCTCGGACGGCACTCAGGGCGGTGAGGGCAGCAGCGCGGACATCTCGTCCAAGGACGTCGGCGCCTCCGCCAGCAACAAGTAG
- the gspF gene encoding type II secretion system inner membrane protein GspF has product MPVFEYKGLSEAGKTVSGLLEADSAKSLRANLRKNGVYLTEVLGMADARTAARKGAAGASAAAASRDVNLGKLARGRVTTDDIAITTRQLATLLGAGVTLVEALTALVDQVEKERLKRILSEVKSRVNEGSSLGDALAVHQKVFGSLYVNMIRAGESSGALDAVLVRLADFTESQAKLRQKVMGTLLYPAIMMVVGGGILVLLMTVVVPKVTKIFTTMKATLPFTTRALIWFSNTLQGYWWIIFPGLIGGTMALVAYFRSPAGRPKWDRFALHAPIFGSLVRLLAISRFARTLSTLLKSGVPLLAAMDIVKAVMTNSVLAEVVEKARDAIREGESISTPLKRSGEFPPLVYHMVAIGEKSGQLEEMLISVADSYENQVNVKVGALTSLMEPILIVVMGGIIAFVAFSILMPILQVNSAIH; this is encoded by the coding sequence ATGCCGGTCTTCGAGTACAAGGGGCTGAGCGAGGCGGGCAAGACGGTGAGCGGCCTGCTCGAGGCCGACTCCGCCAAGAGCCTGCGCGCGAACCTGCGCAAGAACGGCGTGTACCTCACCGAGGTGCTGGGCATGGCGGACGCCCGCACCGCAGCGCGCAAGGGCGCGGCGGGCGCCAGCGCGGCCGCCGCCTCGCGCGACGTGAACCTCGGCAAGCTCGCGCGCGGCCGCGTCACCACGGACGACATCGCCATCACGACGCGCCAGCTCGCGACCCTGCTGGGCGCGGGCGTCACGCTGGTGGAGGCGCTCACGGCGCTCGTGGACCAGGTGGAGAAGGAGCGGCTCAAGCGCATCCTCTCCGAGGTCAAGAGCCGGGTGAACGAGGGCTCGAGCCTCGGGGACGCGCTCGCGGTGCACCAGAAGGTGTTCGGCTCGCTCTACGTGAACATGATCCGCGCGGGCGAGAGCTCGGGCGCGCTGGACGCCGTGCTGGTGCGGCTCGCGGACTTCACCGAGAGCCAGGCGAAGCTGCGCCAGAAGGTCATGGGCACGCTGCTCTACCCCGCCATCATGATGGTGGTGGGCGGCGGCATCCTCGTGCTGCTGATGACGGTGGTGGTGCCGAAGGTCACCAAGATCTTCACCACCATGAAGGCCACCCTGCCCTTCACCACGCGCGCGCTCATCTGGTTCAGCAACACGCTGCAGGGCTACTGGTGGATCATCTTTCCGGGCCTCATCGGCGGCACCATGGCGCTCGTCGCCTACTTCCGCAGCCCCGCGGGGCGCCCCAAGTGGGACCGCTTCGCGCTGCACGCGCCCATCTTCGGCAGCCTCGTCCGCCTGCTGGCCATCTCGCGCTTCGCGCGCACGCTCTCCACCCTGCTCAAGAGCGGCGTCCCGCTCCTGGCAGCCATGGACATCGTGAAGGCGGTGATGACGAATTCGGTGCTCGCGGAGGTTGTTGAGAAGGCCCGCGACGCCATCCGCGAGGGCGAGAGCATCTCCACGCCCCTCAAGCGCTCGGGCGAGTTCCCGCCGCTCGTCTACCACATGGTCGCGATCGGCGAGAAAAGCGGCCAGCTCGAGGAGATGCTCATCTCGGTGGCCGACAGCTACGAGAACCAGGTGAACGTGAAGGTGGGCGCCCTCACCTCGCTGATGGAGCCCATCCTCATCGTGGTGATGGGCGGGATTATTGCATTCGTAGCCTTCTCGATCCTGATGCCGATTCTGCAGGTGAACTCGGCCATCCATTAG
- the gspE gene encoding type II secretion system ATPase GspE, with translation MTPADVLPLSVPDAAPTPPAPAPNLFQPSALCGRMLGEILQVTTGLSAERLEEALSAQAEKGGRLGEVLVGLKAVGEEDVAKALGLQLDLPYLARIFAEEVDPDLVKRVPINFAKQARILPLSVEDGVVALAVADPLDTPVLDHARTLLGQSISPRIALGSTIVDAINSVYDRAVNEAEQLVGEMESADLDTLAHELEEPQDLLDTDDEAPIIRLVNSLLFRAAKERASDIHIEPAERELLVRFRVDGVLQEIIKPPKRYQNSIVSRVKVMGQLNIAEKRLPQDGRIRIKLAGRDIDIRLSTIPTAFGERIVMRLLDKSATLLDLAEVGMSAATLASMESVIKRSHGIILVTGPTGSGKTTTLYGALSKINTVDLNILTVEDPVEYQLKGIGQMAINPKIGLTFAQGLRSFLRQDPDVIMVGEIRDKETAEIAIQASLTGHLVFSTVHTNDSPGAVTRLVDMGVEPFLVASSLTAVLAQRLVRRVCPDCRVKYTPTDEELKEIGLSKKLMRERYGVEQIYKATGCANCNRNGYRGRTGIYEFLLVDDDIRQLVLKNVDASTIKKMAVSKGMLTLIDDGARKIALGETTIAEVLSITQEDI, from the coding sequence ATGACCCCTGCCGACGTGCTCCCCCTCTCCGTTCCTGACGCCGCGCCCACCCCCCCCGCGCCCGCGCCCAACCTCTTCCAGCCGTCCGCCCTGTGCGGCCGCATGCTGGGGGAGATCCTCCAGGTCACCACCGGCCTGAGCGCCGAGCGGCTCGAGGAGGCGCTCTCCGCGCAGGCCGAGAAGGGCGGCCGGCTGGGCGAGGTGCTGGTGGGCCTCAAGGCGGTGGGCGAGGAGGACGTGGCCAAGGCCCTGGGCCTGCAGCTGGACCTGCCCTACCTCGCGCGCATCTTCGCCGAGGAGGTGGACCCGGACCTGGTGAAGCGGGTGCCCATCAACTTCGCCAAGCAGGCGCGCATCCTCCCCCTCTCCGTGGAGGACGGGGTGGTGGCGCTCGCGGTCGCGGACCCCCTGGACACGCCCGTGCTGGACCACGCGCGCACGCTGCTGGGCCAGAGCATCAGCCCGCGCATCGCGCTGGGCTCCACCATCGTGGATGCGATCAACAGCGTCTACGACCGCGCGGTGAACGAGGCCGAGCAGCTGGTCGGCGAGATGGAGTCCGCGGACCTCGACACGCTCGCCCACGAGCTCGAGGAGCCGCAGGACCTGCTGGACACCGACGACGAGGCGCCGATCATCCGCCTCGTCAACTCGCTCTTGTTCCGCGCAGCGAAGGAGCGCGCGAGCGACATCCACATCGAGCCCGCGGAGCGCGAGCTGCTGGTGCGCTTCCGCGTGGACGGCGTGCTGCAGGAGATCATCAAGCCGCCCAAGCGCTACCAGAACAGCATCGTCTCGCGCGTGAAGGTGATGGGGCAGCTGAACATCGCCGAGAAGCGCCTGCCGCAGGACGGCCGCATCCGCATCAAGCTCGCCGGCCGCGACATCGACATCCGCCTCTCCACCATCCCCACCGCCTTCGGCGAGCGCATCGTGATGCGTCTGCTCGACAAGAGCGCGACGCTGCTGGACCTCGCAGAGGTCGGCATGAGCGCGGCCACGCTCGCGAGCATGGAGAGCGTGATCAAGCGCTCGCACGGCATCATCCTGGTCACCGGCCCCACCGGTAGCGGCAAGACGACCACGCTGTACGGCGCGCTCAGCAAGATCAACACGGTGGACCTGAACATCCTCACCGTCGAGGACCCGGTCGAGTACCAGCTCAAGGGCATCGGCCAGATGGCGATCAACCCGAAGATCGGGCTGACCTTCGCCCAGGGGCTGCGCTCCTTCCTCCGCCAGGATCCGGACGTGATCATGGTCGGCGAGATCCGCGACAAGGAGACGGCGGAGATCGCCATCCAGGCGTCGCTCACGGGCCACCTGGTGTTCAGCACGGTCCACACCAACGACTCGCCGGGCGCGGTGACCCGCCTCGTGGACATGGGCGTGGAGCCCTTCCTCGTGGCCTCCTCGCTCACGGCGGTGCTCGCGCAGCGCCTCGTGCGCCGCGTGTGCCCGGACTGCCGCGTGAAGTACACGCCCACGGACGAGGAGCTGAAGGAGATCGGCCTCAGCAAGAAGCTGATGCGCGAGCGCTACGGCGTGGAGCAGATCTACAAGGCCACCGGCTGCGCCAACTGCAACCGCAACGGCTACCGCGGCCGCACCGGCATCTACGAGTTCCTGCTCGTGGACGACGACATCCGCCAGCTCGTGCTCAAGAACGTGGACGCCTCCACCATCAAGAAGATGGCGGTGAGCAAGGGCATGCTGACGCTCATCGACGACGGCGCGCGCAAGATCGCGCTCGGTGAGACCACCATCGCCGAGGTCCTCAGCATCACGCAGGAGGACATCTAG
- the gspD gene encoding type II secretion system secretin GspD has product MKTLSTWTLPLCLALALPALAQRRPGTLPPAGAQPVRPTPAPSPAPAQPAAPASPARGAGAGASERQITPAQEAQGEGTRGKPTCEQARRNARYGIYFDKVDIEKLIQTVSDATCRSFILPENVRGKISIIGPENGRLEVGPDEFYSAFLAALDANGLAVYPSGRFLKIVDKRSAKQNTIPTIVDPDQEYTLNEQMITRLFKIRYADVEPLRGVLQQLVSKDGDTIPYPPDTIIVNDVGSNIHRLEKIVDQLDTRASSDEVRVLQVRYASAQDVAGTIQKIFEAKSNRPGQRAGTFAPPAAQAGGEGVNSGSAGSGGPATLSQIIPDERTNKLIIVASPAAFERIGQLVREIDVPISGEGRINVYRLANANSEDIASTLQSLAQGTSNRPRTGAPANIPGVAPRPGGSSGAAELFSGEVKISADKGTNSLVIVASQSDYRNIVRVIEELDQPRRQVFVEAVIMEVNLDRKSDFGINLHSGYALGSGDNQSIGVVGTNYNQGGLPPSTNLANLASFGGFLAGLQGPVIPELKALGIPSFGVILHALQTSSDVNVLSTPHLLTSDNEEAEITVGQNVPFQAGFSPSSVGSALGNTGVNGANGLNASILGSLGGLGSLYAPITRQNVELKLTIKPQINESEFVRLVIAEQTEEIASNNPTLGPTTSKRSAKTTVVAKDQETVVLGGIMQDRTIESVSKVPILGDVPIIGHLFRQTTRQKTKTNLLLFLTPYIIKDSSDFRRIFERKMKERQQFVEQFYGQVPGYEVAVDFQRKPGPLGRMNRSLLEEETKAENGGPGAPGQRIINPAEPASPGEVTPSNPAPASPPAPSPTPAEPPSEREDASPESGSSPSAPVQEPPPERIRVQPDSTSATRS; this is encoded by the coding sequence ATGAAGACGCTTTCGACGTGGACGCTCCCGCTGTGCCTCGCGCTCGCTCTCCCGGCGCTCGCCCAGCGCCGCCCCGGCACGCTGCCGCCCGCGGGCGCGCAGCCCGTGCGCCCCACTCCCGCGCCCTCCCCCGCCCCCGCACAGCCTGCAGCCCCGGCCTCCCCGGCGCGCGGTGCCGGTGCGGGCGCCAGCGAGCGGCAGATCACGCCCGCGCAGGAGGCCCAGGGCGAGGGCACGCGCGGCAAGCCCACCTGTGAGCAGGCCCGGCGCAACGCGCGCTACGGCATCTACTTCGACAAGGTGGACATCGAGAAGCTCATCCAGACGGTCTCGGATGCCACCTGCCGCAGCTTCATCCTCCCGGAGAACGTGCGCGGGAAGATCTCCATCATCGGCCCGGAGAACGGGCGGCTCGAGGTGGGCCCGGACGAGTTCTACTCCGCCTTCCTCGCCGCGCTGGATGCGAACGGCCTCGCGGTCTACCCCTCCGGGCGCTTCCTCAAGATCGTCGACAAGCGCAGCGCGAAGCAGAACACCATCCCCACGATCGTGGACCCGGACCAGGAGTACACGCTCAACGAGCAGATGATCACCCGGCTCTTCAAGATCCGCTACGCGGACGTGGAGCCCCTGCGCGGCGTGCTGCAGCAGCTGGTGAGCAAGGACGGCGACACCATCCCCTACCCGCCGGACACGATCATCGTGAACGACGTGGGCAGCAACATCCACCGGCTCGAGAAGATCGTGGACCAGCTGGACACCCGCGCCTCGAGCGACGAGGTGCGCGTGCTGCAGGTGCGCTACGCGAGCGCGCAGGACGTGGCGGGTACCATCCAGAAGATCTTCGAGGCCAAGAGCAACCGCCCTGGCCAGCGCGCGGGCACCTTCGCTCCGCCTGCGGCGCAGGCGGGCGGCGAGGGCGTGAACAGCGGCAGCGCGGGCTCGGGCGGCCCCGCCACGCTCTCGCAGATCATCCCGGACGAGCGCACCAACAAGCTGATCATCGTGGCGAGCCCCGCCGCCTTCGAGCGCATCGGGCAGCTGGTGCGCGAGATCGACGTGCCCATCTCCGGCGAGGGCCGCATCAACGTGTACCGGCTCGCCAACGCGAACTCGGAGGACATCGCGAGCACGCTTCAGAGCCTCGCGCAGGGCACCAGCAACCGCCCGCGCACGGGCGCCCCCGCGAACATCCCCGGCGTCGCCCCGCGCCCCGGCGGCAGCTCGGGCGCCGCGGAGCTGTTCAGCGGTGAGGTGAAGATCTCCGCGGACAAGGGCACCAACAGCCTCGTCATCGTCGCGAGCCAGAGCGACTACCGCAACATCGTGCGCGTCATCGAGGAGCTGGACCAGCCGCGCCGCCAGGTGTTCGTGGAGGCGGTCATCATGGAGGTCAACCTCGACCGCAAGTCGGACTTCGGCATCAACCTGCACTCCGGCTACGCGCTGGGCAGCGGCGACAACCAGTCCATCGGCGTGGTGGGCACCAACTACAATCAGGGCGGCCTGCCGCCCTCCACCAACCTCGCGAACCTGGCGAGCTTCGGCGGCTTCCTCGCGGGCCTGCAGGGCCCGGTCATCCCCGAGCTCAAGGCGCTGGGCATCCCCTCCTTCGGCGTCATCCTGCACGCGCTGCAGACCAGCTCGGACGTGAACGTGCTGTCCACGCCGCACCTGCTCACCAGCGACAACGAGGAGGCGGAGATCACGGTGGGCCAGAACGTGCCCTTCCAGGCGGGCTTCAGCCCCTCGAGCGTGGGCAGCGCGCTGGGCAACACGGGCGTCAACGGCGCCAACGGCCTCAACGCCTCCATCCTGGGCAGCCTCGGTGGCCTGGGCTCGCTCTACGCGCCCATCACCCGCCAGAACGTGGAGCTCAAGCTCACCATCAAGCCGCAGATCAACGAGAGCGAGTTCGTGCGCCTCGTCATCGCGGAGCAGACCGAGGAGATCGCCTCCAACAACCCGACCCTCGGCCCCACCACCTCCAAGCGCAGCGCGAAGACCACGGTGGTCGCCAAGGACCAGGAGACCGTGGTGCTGGGCGGCATCATGCAGGACCGCACCATCGAGAGCGTGTCCAAGGTGCCCATCCTCGGGGACGTGCCGATCATCGGGCACCTCTTCCGCCAGACCACGCGGCAGAAGACGAAGACCAACCTGCTGCTCTTCCTCACGCCCTACATCATCAAGGACAGCAGCGACTTCCGGCGCATCTTCGAGCGCAAGATGAAGGAGCGGCAGCAGTTCGTGGAGCAGTTCTACGGGCAGGTGCCGGGCTACGAGGTCGCGGTGGACTTCCAGCGCAAGCCCGGCCCGCTGGGGCGCATGAACCGCTCGCTCCTCGAGGAGGAGACGAAGGCGGAGAACGGCGGCCCCGGCGCCCCGGGCCAGCGGATCATCAACCCGGCCGAGCCCGCCAGCCCGGGCGAGGTGACGCCGAGCAACCCGGCCCCCGCCTCCCCGCCCGCTCCCTCCCCCACGCCCGCGGAGCCCCCGAGCGAGCGGGAAGACGCGTCTCCCGAGAGCGGTTCCTCTCCTTCAGCGCCGGTGCAGGAGCCGCCTCCCGAGCGGATCCGCGTCCAGCCCGATAGCACCAGCGCCACCCGCTCATGA
- the gspC gene encoding type II secretion system protein GspC, translating to MELFFRKYFWTVTALFILLAAFIVARTVNVFVESAIAPLPTGAVARAQRAKATPARATLDLERLSKLTGLKISQPEVAVQAPTQAAYDPNAAPVKSGLRVKLLGTLVASQPQWSFASIQDMGTQRSQTYMVGDTVQGAEVREIERERVIVLNNNRREYIDGQPGDGSSLPTNTPVVAPVAVNTAAPTGTLGSGIRATSENDYEVPRPEIDNALNNLNNLAMQARIVPAFKDGQAQGFKLFSIRPDSLYSKIGVQNGDVIRRINGFEMNSPEKALEVYSKLKESSRIEIELERNGAPVKKTYNIR from the coding sequence ATGGAACTCTTCTTCCGCAAGTACTTCTGGACCGTGACGGCGCTGTTCATCCTGCTCGCCGCCTTCATCGTGGCGCGCACGGTGAACGTGTTCGTCGAGTCCGCGATCGCGCCGCTGCCCACCGGGGCAGTGGCCCGCGCCCAGCGCGCGAAGGCCACCCCTGCGCGCGCCACGCTGGACCTGGAGCGGCTCAGCAAGCTCACCGGCCTGAAGATCTCCCAGCCGGAGGTGGCGGTTCAGGCGCCCACCCAGGCCGCCTACGATCCGAACGCCGCGCCGGTGAAGAGCGGCCTGCGCGTGAAGCTGCTGGGCACGCTGGTGGCCTCCCAGCCGCAGTGGTCCTTCGCCTCCATCCAGGACATGGGCACGCAGCGCTCGCAGACGTACATGGTCGGCGACACCGTGCAGGGCGCGGAGGTCAGGGAGATCGAGCGCGAGCGCGTGATCGTGCTCAACAACAACCGCCGCGAGTACATCGACGGGCAGCCGGGTGACGGCTCCTCGCTGCCCACGAATACGCCGGTGGTGGCGCCGGTCGCGGTGAACACCGCGGCCCCCACGGGCACCCTGGGCTCCGGCATCCGCGCCACCAGCGAGAACGACTACGAGGTCCCGCGCCCCGAGATCGACAACGCGCTCAACAACCTCAACAACCTCGCGATGCAGGCGCGCATCGTGCCGGCCTTCAAGGATGGCCAGGCGCAGGGCTTCAAGCTGTTCAGCATCCGTCCGGACTCGCTTTACTCGAAGATCGGCGTGCAGAACGGTGATGTCATCCGCCGTATCAACGGGTTCGAGATGAACAGTCCCGAGAAGGCGCTCGAGGTCTACTCCAAGCTGAAGGAGTCGAGCCGCATCGAGATCGAGCTCGAGCGCAACGGCGCGCCGGTCAAGAAGACGTACAACATCCGCTAA
- a CDS encoding sigma-54 dependent transcriptional regulator encodes MSSATVLVVDDDRANLDSVARIFQREGLATLTASQGQEALEHLRRPEVSVMVTDLMMPGMDGQELLRAARTIRPDVEVVLMTAYGTVETAVAAMKDGAYDFITKPLKRHALVKAVQKALEKQSLVAENRELKAKLAEMGAAGSRAMVGQSPAFRALMDTLRQAAPSSATVLLIGESGTGKELAARAVHELSPRARGPFVAINCAALPESILEAELFGVERGAFTGAVARKEGRFERASGGTLFLDEVGEMSPSAQVKLLRVLQEGEIERLGGTQTVRVDVRVVAATNKDLTREVAEGRFREDLYYRLNVVEVRIPALASRREDIPLLADAFLRRHAAKNGRALRGFSPEATVLLESYAWPGNVRELEHAVERGVVLAKGDVVEASDLPEGVRKGPRGSAGHLVIPIGTPMEEVERRVIHETLRHTKGDKTLAARLLGIAARTIYRKLERDAAGAEAAAGSAKEGSSDGSREDDEDAS; translated from the coding sequence ATGAGCTCCGCTACCGTCCTGGTCGTCGACGACGACCGCGCCAACCTCGACTCCGTGGCCCGCATCTTCCAGCGCGAGGGGCTGGCCACCCTCACCGCCAGCCAGGGACAGGAGGCGCTCGAGCACCTGCGCCGCCCCGAGGTGAGCGTGATGGTGACGGACCTGATGATGCCCGGCATGGACGGGCAGGAGCTGCTGCGCGCCGCGCGCACCATCCGCCCGGACGTGGAGGTGGTGCTGATGACCGCCTACGGCACGGTGGAGACGGCCGTGGCGGCGATGAAGGACGGCGCCTACGACTTCATCACCAAGCCGCTCAAGCGCCACGCGCTGGTGAAGGCGGTGCAGAAGGCGCTGGAGAAGCAGTCGCTCGTCGCGGAGAACCGCGAGCTCAAGGCGAAGCTCGCCGAGATGGGCGCCGCGGGCAGCCGCGCCATGGTGGGCCAGTCGCCGGCGTTTCGCGCCCTGATGGACACGCTGCGCCAGGCGGCTCCCTCGAGCGCCACGGTGCTGCTCATCGGCGAGAGCGGCACCGGCAAGGAGCTCGCCGCCAGGGCCGTGCACGAGCTCTCGCCGCGCGCGCGCGGGCCCTTCGTGGCGATCAACTGCGCGGCCCTGCCCGAGAGCATCCTCGAGGCGGAGCTGTTCGGCGTGGAGCGCGGCGCCTTCACCGGCGCGGTGGCGCGCAAGGAGGGCCGCTTCGAGCGCGCGAGCGGCGGCACCCTCTTCCTCGACGAGGTGGGCGAGATGAGCCCCAGCGCTCAGGTGAAGCTCTTGCGCGTGCTGCAGGAGGGGGAGATCGAGCGGCTCGGCGGCACGCAGACGGTGCGCGTGGACGTGCGCGTGGTGGCCGCCACGAACAAGGACCTCACCCGCGAGGTGGCCGAGGGGCGCTTCCGCGAGGATCTCTACTACCGCCTCAACGTGGTGGAGGTGCGCATCCCCGCGCTCGCGAGCCGCCGCGAGGACATCCCGCTGCTCGCGGACGCCTTCCTGCGCCGCCACGCGGCGAAGAACGGGCGCGCGCTGCGCGGCTTCTCTCCCGAGGCCACCGTGCTCCTGGAGAGCTACGCGTGGCCGGGCAACGTGCGCGAGCTGGAGCACGCGGTGGAGCGCGGCGTGGTGCTCGCCAAGGGCGACGTGGTCGAGGCGAGCGACCTGCCGGAGGGCGTGCGCAAGGGTCCGCGCGGCAGCGCCGGCCACCTGGTCATCCCCATCGGCACGCCGATGGAGGAGGTGGAGCGGCGCGTGATCCACGAGACCCTGCGCCACACCAAGGGGGACAAGACCCTGGCCGCCCGCCTGCTGGGCATCGCGGCGCGCACCATCTACCGCAAGCTCGAGCGCGACGCGGCGGGCGCCGAGGCCGCGGCGGGCAGCGCGAAGGAAGGCTCCAGCGACGGCTCCCGGGAGGACGACGAGGACGCCTCCTAG
- a CDS encoding ParB N-terminal domain-containing protein, with amino-acid sequence MATKAKTKPKAKKPRRKKAQPSSRGLPPRDVASSMPQGEALAALIREDGGEVIGQYRDPLGGHPVLLAALPVDKVEPTPYQRDLSEPHVKRLATAMERLDRFLDPVIAVRNAELGKYWTPNGNHRLHASKLLGARTVVALVLPDVDVAYQILALNTEKAHNLKERSLEVIRMYRDLAAVREGNEADYAHLFEEPAFITLGAAYQKRPRFSAGAYHPFVKRLEAFFDEPLSEALPLREARADQLLELDDAVNAVVGRLKERGLQSPYLKNFVVARANFLRFHKGEPPDFEDAVARMLGSVQRFNVDKVKREDIGRMGGGGGGEGDED; translated from the coding sequence ATGGCCACGAAGGCGAAGACCAAGCCGAAGGCAAAGAAGCCCCGCCGCAAGAAGGCGCAACCCAGCTCGCGCGGGCTCCCCCCGCGCGACGTGGCCTCCTCGATGCCCCAGGGTGAAGCCCTCGCCGCCCTCATCCGCGAGGACGGCGGAGAGGTCATCGGCCAGTACCGGGACCCCCTCGGCGGCCACCCCGTGCTGCTCGCGGCGCTGCCGGTGGACAAGGTGGAGCCCACCCCCTACCAGCGCGACCTCTCCGAGCCGCACGTGAAGCGGCTCGCCACGGCGATGGAGCGCCTCGACCGCTTCCTCGACCCGGTCATCGCGGTGCGAAACGCAGAGCTCGGCAAGTACTGGACGCCCAACGGCAACCACCGCCTGCACGCTTCCAAGCTGCTGGGCGCGCGCACGGTGGTGGCGCTGGTGCTGCCGGACGTGGACGTGGCGTACCAGATCCTCGCGCTCAACACGGAGAAGGCGCACAACCTGAAGGAGCGCTCGCTCGAGGTCATCCGCATGTACCGCGACCTCGCGGCGGTGCGCGAGGGCAACGAGGCGGACTACGCGCACCTCTTCGAGGAGCCGGCCTTCATCACCCTGGGCGCGGCGTACCAGAAGCGGCCGCGCTTCAGCGCCGGCGCCTACCACCCCTTCGTCAAGCGCCTGGAGGCCTTCTTCGACGAGCCCCTCTCCGAGGCCCTCCCGCTGCGCGAGGCGCGCGCCGACCAACTGCTGGAGCTGGACGACGCGGTGAACGCCGTGGTGGGCCGGCTGAAGGAGCGCGGCCTGCAGAGCCCCTACCTCAAGAACTTCGTGGTCGCGCGCGCGAACTTCCTGCGCTTCCACAAGGGCGAGCCCCCGGACTTCGAGGACGCGGTCGCGCGCATGCTGGGCAGCGTGCAGCGCTTCAACGTGGACAAGGTGAAGCGCGAGGACATCGGGCGCATGGGCGGCGGCGGTGGCGGCGAGGGCGACGAAGACTAG